Proteins encoded within one genomic window of Brenneria nigrifluens DSM 30175 = ATCC 13028:
- a CDS encoding DUF1501 domain-containing protein produces the protein MSNSFMPARRRLLCGLSAGLLTSALPLRGFSAGALPANKHLIVVELFGGNDALNTLVPYRDPLYRHYRPTLALGKDELAPLTDELAFNRAWAGLADIFQRGELAVVQDVGYPSPNLSHFGSAAIWAQGTDSAVLESGWAGRVLRNRPRPEMRHDAHGIVLSGDQDLLLSPDIEVLAMQDSRAFLNHALSPLPEVESYRHNPAALHILQELANTNTLNRRIRNKLRGNNRFMAWFTRDGYTEPQNAQAATLLWLIENGVRAPLYKISLSGFDLHANLRGAHERLLSKVETLLLGLRRGLSDIGVWQDSLIMVHSEFGRRPQENASSGTDHGTCGPILLLGGGVGGGIWGERSSLEALDANGNPGFSTDFRAVYAAITDRFWQLPQTSASGQNITPLPIPL, from the coding sequence ATGTCAAATTCGTTTATGCCGGCCCGCCGGAGGCTGCTCTGCGGACTCAGCGCCGGATTATTGACCTCAGCCTTACCTTTGCGCGGCTTCTCCGCTGGCGCGCTGCCCGCGAACAAGCATTTGATCGTGGTAGAGCTGTTTGGCGGCAACGACGCGTTAAATACGCTGGTGCCGTATCGCGATCCGCTATATCGCCACTATCGCCCCACGCTGGCGCTGGGTAAGGATGAACTTGCGCCGCTGACCGACGAACTGGCTTTTAATCGCGCCTGGGCCGGACTGGCGGATATTTTCCAGCGCGGGGAATTGGCCGTGGTACAGGATGTCGGCTATCCGTCACCCAACCTGTCTCATTTCGGTTCGGCCGCGATATGGGCGCAGGGTACGGATTCCGCAGTGCTTGAATCAGGCTGGGCCGGTCGCGTACTGCGCAACCGCCCGCGCCCGGAAATGCGGCATGATGCGCACGGCATCGTGCTCTCCGGCGATCAGGATTTACTGCTCAGTCCGGATATTGAGGTTCTTGCCATGCAGGATAGCCGCGCCTTTCTTAATCACGCCCTGTCTCCGCTGCCTGAGGTGGAAAGCTACCGGCACAATCCTGCCGCGCTGCACATCCTACAGGAGTTGGCCAACACCAACACGCTGAACAGGCGCATCCGCAATAAACTTCGCGGCAACAACCGTTTTATGGCCTGGTTCACCCGGGATGGCTATACGGAGCCGCAAAACGCGCAGGCGGCGACCCTGCTGTGGCTAATCGAAAACGGCGTCCGGGCGCCGTTATACAAAATCAGCCTCTCCGGTTTTGATTTACACGCCAATTTACGCGGCGCGCATGAACGTCTGCTGAGCAAGGTGGAAACCTTGTTGCTGGGATTGCGCCGGGGATTGAGCGATATCGGGGTGTGGCAAGACAGCCTGATTATGGTGCATTCGGAATTTGGCCGCCGACCGCAGGAGAATGCCTCATCGGGGACCGATCACGGCACCTGCGGGCCGATATTGCTGCTGGGCGGCGGCGTTGGCGGCGGTATTTGGGGAGAACGCAGTTCGCTGGAGGCGCTGGATGCGAACGGCAATCCAGGCTTCAGTACCGATTTTCGCGCGGTGTACGCCGCCATCACCGATCGATTCTGGCAATTGCCGCAGACATCGGCATCCGGGCAAAACATTACGCCGCTGCCTATTCCACTTTAA
- a CDS encoding DUF1800 domain-containing protein produces MRKQPSISLFFIIPLSGYKRVLANTPTTIALAAGYLFFAIALAGIATDKSFALTPGESRHLLERTGFGVTPQEIARLRDMTREQAVDDLLTTLDAPFYTRPPAFIAEPYPDYWADGWMEQQVIFRRVNELNQLQAWWIQEMILTPAPFAERLTLFWHNHFVSRFDNTHITAPFFDQLKLFRTLGSQNFRTLTRQILRDPMMLSGLDNTSNTRQRPNENLARELMELFTLGIGHYSENDVKQVAKVLAGHGVNADDQWRYQFTADNAVPGDKTVLGKRISGTPSEQIDQLVDILLAQPQTANRLAGKFYAEFVATQPDPQAIASLAQTLRENDYAIKPFLRALLLSPAFWRQQNHGSLIKSPLDLVIGFSRTFALNLPDQQVLLDYLARLGQSPFMAPSVAGWRSGTQWLNSKSLVERTRVLHRLWQAVENPGKSHDDDGLSIRFSSEHAGLPVRFIIMADDKKIAAVTAKLGVNTRQELGSNEPGNLKPMWETVAIPRHKLPDNPQTIAIIMDAEEPGANLFVNWIALSGYRFSPGQARWIIPDGSACRADSPLGSFYCNLALSFDVTRPIDTERATLEDRQTPINSNIEYGTGRLQTRLAGEGKPTPALRRPAPSHILPPYLLATAPFMAPKPPTAASQYGHDAIKALTLDPAYNLK; encoded by the coding sequence ATGCGCAAACAACCATCCATTTCCTTATTCTTCATTATCCCGCTATCTGGCTATAAGCGCGTCCTGGCGAATACGCCAACCACCATCGCCCTGGCCGCCGGGTATCTGTTTTTTGCTATCGCGCTGGCCGGTATCGCGACCGACAAAAGCTTCGCTTTAACGCCGGGCGAATCACGGCATCTGCTGGAGAGAACCGGTTTCGGCGTCACGCCGCAAGAAATTGCACGCTTGCGGGACATGACGCGCGAACAGGCCGTCGATGACCTGCTGACGACCCTGGACGCCCCGTTTTATACCCGCCCTCCCGCTTTTATCGCCGAACCTTATCCCGATTACTGGGCGGATGGCTGGATGGAGCAACAGGTGATCTTCCGTCGAGTCAACGAACTCAACCAATTACAGGCGTGGTGGATACAGGAAATGATTCTGACCCCCGCGCCCTTTGCCGAACGGCTGACCCTGTTTTGGCATAATCACTTCGTGTCCCGCTTTGACAACACCCATATCACCGCGCCTTTTTTTGATCAGCTAAAGCTGTTCCGTACCCTTGGCAGTCAGAATTTTCGCACGCTGACCCGGCAGATCCTGAGGGACCCCATGATGCTCAGCGGCTTGGATAACACCTCCAATACCCGGCAAAGGCCAAATGAAAACCTGGCGCGGGAATTGATGGAGCTGTTTACGCTGGGGATCGGTCACTACAGTGAAAACGATGTGAAACAGGTCGCCAAAGTGCTGGCCGGGCACGGCGTCAATGCCGATGATCAATGGCGATATCAGTTTACCGCCGACAATGCCGTACCCGGCGATAAAACGGTGCTCGGAAAACGCATTAGCGGCACGCCGTCAGAGCAAATCGATCAATTGGTCGATATTCTCCTTGCCCAGCCTCAGACGGCCAACCGGCTGGCCGGCAAGTTCTATGCGGAATTCGTGGCAACACAGCCGGACCCGCAGGCGATCGCCTCTCTTGCCCAAACGCTGCGGGAGAACGATTACGCGATAAAACCCTTTTTGCGCGCGCTATTGCTCAGCCCGGCCTTTTGGCGGCAGCAAAATCACGGCTCGCTGATCAAATCGCCACTGGATCTGGTGATTGGATTTTCCCGTACCTTTGCGCTGAATTTACCCGACCAGCAGGTTCTGCTCGATTATCTCGCCAGGCTGGGACAAAGCCCTTTTATGGCCCCTTCGGTCGCCGGCTGGCGCAGCGGCACGCAATGGCTGAACAGTAAAAGCCTGGTGGAGCGCACGCGGGTGCTGCACCGCCTGTGGCAAGCCGTAGAAAACCCGGGGAAGTCCCATGACGATGATGGATTATCCATTCGCTTTTCCTCCGAGCACGCCGGGCTTCCCGTGCGTTTTATCATCATGGCCGACGATAAAAAAATTGCCGCGGTTACCGCAAAACTGGGGGTTAACACCCGCCAGGAGCTGGGTTCCAATGAACCGGGCAACCTGAAGCCCATGTGGGAAACCGTCGCCATTCCTCGCCATAAGCTGCCCGATAACCCGCAAACCATCGCCATAATCATGGATGCGGAAGAGCCCGGCGCCAACCTGTTCGTCAACTGGATCGCCCTGAGCGGTTATCGTTTTTCGCCCGGCCAAGCGCGCTGGATCATTCCCGACGGCTCCGCGTGCCGGGCCGATTCGCCGCTTGGATCATTCTATTGCAATCTGGCGCTATCTTTCGATGTCACCCGCCCCATCGATACCGAGCGGGCAACGCTGGAAGATCGGCAAACGCCGATTAATTCCAATATCGAGTACGGCACCGGGCGCCTGCAAACCCGGCTGGCCGGCGAAGGCAAACCGACGCCGGCATTACGGCGGCCGGCTCCGTCCCACATCTTGCCTCCCTATCTGCTGGCAACCGCGCCCTTTATGGCGCCCAAGCCGCCGACGGCGGCCTCGCAATACGGGCATGACGCGATTAAAGCGCTGACGCTCGATCCAGCCTACAACCTGAAATAA
- a CDS encoding ABC transporter ATP-binding protein, with amino-acid sequence MSTYVSFKNIQKTYDGDRLVVKNLNLDIQEGEFLTLLGPSGSGKTTSLMMLAGFETPTQGEILLRDTPLHHLPPHQRGIGMVFQNYALFPHMTVAENLAFPLSIRRLSRVDIKEKVDRVLDRVKLTNLADRYPAQMSGGQQQRVALARALVFEPKLVLMDEPLGALDKQLREHMQLEIKELHEALELTVVYVTHDQSEAMTMSNRVAVFNDGIIQQMDNPNDIYEKPQNTFVAQFIGENNTLIATQAGAEGNFYRATLDDGTQLQALKVRPSSPGRKIALCIRPERIRINVENPAAGVQQVKARIQQFIYLGDHVRMMTEVAGQPQFMVKLPASEVQPQWKPGSEVALSWHPEHLRALDVITTH; translated from the coding sequence ATGAGTACCTATGTCAGCTTCAAAAACATCCAGAAAACCTACGATGGCGATCGCCTGGTGGTAAAAAACCTCAATCTGGATATCCAGGAAGGCGAGTTTCTTACCCTGCTCGGTCCTTCCGGTTCAGGAAAAACCACCAGCCTGATGATGCTGGCCGGGTTCGAAACTCCGACGCAGGGCGAAATCCTGCTGCGCGATACCCCGCTGCATCACCTGCCGCCGCACCAGCGCGGCATCGGGATGGTATTTCAGAACTATGCGCTGTTTCCTCATATGACCGTGGCCGAAAACCTGGCGTTTCCGCTCTCCATCCGCCGCCTGAGCCGGGTGGACATTAAGGAAAAGGTCGACCGCGTGCTGGATCGCGTCAAGCTGACCAACCTGGCCGATCGCTATCCGGCCCAAATGTCCGGCGGGCAACAGCAGCGCGTGGCGCTGGCGCGGGCGTTGGTTTTTGAACCCAAGCTGGTGCTGATGGATGAACCGCTGGGGGCATTGGATAAACAGTTGCGCGAACATATGCAGTTGGAGATCAAAGAACTGCACGAGGCGCTGGAGCTGACCGTCGTCTATGTCACCCACGATCAGAGCGAGGCGATGACCATGTCCAATCGCGTAGCGGTATTTAACGACGGCATTATTCAACAGATGGATAATCCCAACGATATTTATGAAAAACCGCAAAACACCTTTGTGGCGCAGTTTATCGGCGAAAACAATACCCTGATCGCCACCCAGGCCGGCGCGGAAGGGAACTTCTACCGCGCCACGCTGGATGACGGTACGCAGTTGCAGGCGCTCAAGGTACGCCCCAGTTCGCCGGGCAGAAAAATCGCGCTCTGTATCCGACCGGAACGCATCCGCATCAATGTGGAAAATCCCGCCGCCGGCGTCCAGCAGGTCAAAGCGCGGATCCAACAGTTTATTTATCTGGGCGATCATGTGCGCATGATGACGGAGGTGGCCGGCCAGCCGCAGTTTATGGTGAAGCTGCCCGCCAGTGAAGTCCAGCCGCAGTGGAAACCGGGTTCGGAAGTGGCCCTGTCCTGGCACCCGGAACACCTGCGCGCGCTGGATGTGATCACCACGCATTAA
- a CDS encoding PLP-dependent aminotransferase family protein, with translation MRSLLTDLLLQRLNNHREGTLNKRLYDTIRLAILDGALAAGRRLPSSRDLAGELSLSRNTVLAAYEQLLAEGFIEARTGSGTFVTHQLPDGNMPPVRDESENLSRPPAQEFSRRGGQLLGYAGASARQWGAFMPGIPDIAGFPHDLWRRIQTRLSRRVKPEQLSYSPIGGCAELQLALVDYLRMARSVECAPEQILITEGTHQAMDLLAKMLCNPGDVAWIEDPCYWGTRNLLTINGLRVVPIEVDEQGMAPPDAVAAQSIPRLICVTPSHQYPLGAVMSLARRQRLLALAQEQGCWVVEDDYDSEFRFSGNPIPALQGLQTQSPVIYIGTFSKTLYPGLRVSYMVLPPQLARELKIAHAELYRGGHWLTQATLGQFIREGHYAAHIRRMRLLYARRRAMLTELIEQQLGAEYIGDNSNAGLHMLLKLPADVDDVLLSARILRRGVMVKPLSSYYLRPTTQRGLLLGYACVEESKMAQAFAVIAESIRGRKTGDFPA, from the coding sequence TTGCGCTCGCTATTAACCGACCTGCTGCTCCAGCGTTTGAACAATCATCGGGAAGGCACGCTGAACAAGCGTCTGTACGACACTATCCGGCTGGCTATCCTCGACGGCGCCCTTGCCGCCGGCCGCCGGCTGCCCTCTTCGCGCGATCTGGCCGGCGAGCTGTCGCTGTCGCGCAATACCGTGCTGGCGGCCTATGAACAGCTGCTGGCGGAAGGTTTTATTGAAGCGCGCACCGGCAGCGGTACTTTCGTCACGCATCAACTGCCGGACGGCAATATGCCCCCGGTGCGCGATGAAAGCGAGAACCTGTCCCGGCCGCCGGCGCAGGAGTTCTCCCGCCGCGGGGGACAACTGCTGGGCTATGCCGGCGCCTCCGCCCGCCAGTGGGGAGCCTTTATGCCCGGCATTCCCGATATCGCCGGTTTTCCCCACGATCTATGGCGCAGAATACAAACCCGGCTAAGCCGCCGGGTCAAACCCGAACAGCTCTCTTATTCCCCCATCGGCGGCTGTGCGGAACTGCAACTGGCGCTGGTGGACTACCTGCGCATGGCGCGCTCGGTGGAGTGCGCGCCGGAGCAGATCCTGATCACCGAAGGCACCCACCAGGCGATGGATTTGCTGGCGAAAATGCTCTGTAATCCAGGCGACGTCGCCTGGATTGAAGATCCCTGCTATTGGGGAACGCGCAACCTGTTGACCATTAACGGGCTGCGGGTGGTTCCCATCGAGGTGGATGAACAGGGAATGGCGCCGCCGGACGCCGTTGCAGCCCAGTCGATACCGCGGCTTATCTGCGTGACGCCGTCTCATCAGTATCCGTTGGGCGCGGTGATGAGTCTGGCGCGGCGCCAGCGTCTGCTGGCGTTGGCGCAGGAACAGGGTTGCTGGGTGGTGGAAGACGACTATGACAGCGAATTCCGTTTCTCCGGCAACCCAATCCCCGCGCTGCAAGGGCTGCAAACCCAGTCGCCGGTGATTTACATCGGCACCTTCAGCAAAACGCTCTATCCGGGGCTGCGCGTCAGCTATATGGTGCTGCCGCCGCAGTTGGCGCGGGAGTTGAAAATCGCCCATGCCGAGCTCTATCGCGGCGGCCACTGGCTGACCCAGGCCACGCTCGGCCAGTTTATCCGCGAAGGGCACTACGCCGCCCATATCCGCCGTATGCGGCTGCTCTATGCCAGACGGCGCGCCATGCTGACCGAACTGATCGAACAACAGTTGGGGGCGGAGTACATCGGCGACAACAGCAACGCCGGGCTGCATATGTTGCTTAAGCTCCCGGCCGACGTCGATGATGTGCTACTGAGCGCCCGCATCCTGCGACGCGGGGTGATGGTCAAACCGCTTTCCAGCTACTATCTGCGGCCGACCACTCAGCGCGGATTACTGCTGGGTTATGCCTGCGTGGAAGAGAGTAAAATGGCGCAGGCCTTCGCCGTTATCGCCGAAAGTATCCGGGGGCGGAAAACCGGCGATTTTCCCGCCTGA
- a CDS encoding 4-aminobutyrate--2-oxoglutarate transaminase, giving the protein MSNKELNQRRLAATPRGVGVMCDFYAARAENATLWDVEDREFIDFAAGIAVLNTGHRHPKILAAVREQLERFTHTAYQIVPYGSYVTLAERINALAPIDGPAKTTFFTTGAEAVENAVKIARAYTKRPGVIAFGAAFHGRTLLTLTLTGKVAPYSTGFGPFPGSIFHALYPNAQQGISVEQSLESIDRLLHTDIAADQVAAILLEPIQGEGGFNIAPPEFISALRKLCDQHGILLIADEVQTGFARTGKLFAMEYYTEQADLITMAKSLGGGFPISGVVGRAEVMDAPAPGGLGGTYAGNPLAVASALAVLDVIDEEKLCQRAQRLGAALVETLENAKPRCPALAAIRAQGSMVAAEFNDPQTGKPSADITRRFQQEALQQGLLLLTCGVHGNVIRFLHPLTIPDDQFSKALTIITRVLTK; this is encoded by the coding sequence ATGAGTAATAAAGAATTAAATCAACGTCGTCTGGCCGCCACCCCCCGTGGCGTGGGTGTGATGTGCGATTTCTATGCCGCCCGCGCGGAAAATGCCACGCTGTGGGACGTTGAAGACCGTGAGTTTATCGACTTCGCCGCCGGGATCGCCGTGCTGAATACCGGCCACCGCCACCCGAAAATCCTGGCGGCGGTGCGCGAACAGCTGGAGCGCTTTACCCACACCGCTTATCAGATTGTGCCTTACGGCAGCTACGTTACGCTGGCCGAGCGAATCAATGCGCTGGCGCCCATCGACGGGCCGGCGAAAACCACCTTTTTCACCACCGGCGCCGAAGCGGTGGAAAACGCGGTGAAAATCGCCCGCGCCTACACCAAACGCCCCGGCGTGATCGCCTTTGGCGCCGCCTTCCACGGCCGCACGCTGTTAACCCTGACGCTGACCGGGAAAGTGGCGCCGTATTCCACCGGTTTCGGTCCGTTCCCCGGCTCCATCTTCCATGCGCTCTATCCCAACGCGCAGCAGGGCATCAGCGTTGAACAATCGCTGGAAAGCATCGATCGTCTGCTGCATACCGATATCGCCGCCGATCAGGTGGCGGCCATTCTGCTGGAGCCGATTCAGGGAGAAGGCGGCTTTAACATTGCGCCGCCGGAATTTATCAGCGCCTTGCGCAAGCTGTGCGACCAGCACGGCATTCTGCTGATCGCCGATGAGGTGCAAACCGGTTTCGCCCGCACCGGCAAGCTGTTTGCCATGGAATACTATACTGAACAGGCCGACCTGATCACCATGGCGAAAAGCCTGGGCGGCGGCTTTCCCATCTCCGGCGTGGTCGGCCGCGCCGAGGTGATGGACGCGCCTGCGCCCGGCGGTCTGGGGGGCACCTATGCCGGCAATCCGCTGGCGGTGGCGTCCGCGCTGGCGGTGCTGGATGTGATCGACGAAGAGAAACTGTGTCAGCGGGCACAGCGCCTGGGAGCGGCGCTGGTGGAAACGCTGGAAAACGCGAAGCCGCGCTGTCCGGCGCTGGCTGCCATTCGCGCTCAGGGTTCGATGGTGGCGGCGGAATTTAACGATCCGCAGACCGGTAAACCCTCGGCGGACATCACCCGGCGCTTCCAGCAGGAAGCGTTGCAGCAGGGGCTGCTGCTGCTGACCTGCGGCGTGCACGGCAACGTGATTCGTTTCCTGCATCCGCTGACCATTCCCGACGATCAGTTCAGCAAGGCGCTGACTATTATCACTCGTGTGCTTACGAAGTAA
- a CDS encoding NAD-dependent succinate-semialdehyde dehydrogenase codes for MQLKQKVLFRQRCLIDGEWHDSQNGEKLNVTNPANGEVLGTVPLVTASQTTQAIAAAERALTGWRRRTGKERAAALQGWSRLIMENQDDLAALLTAEQGKPLAEARGEIAYAASFIDWFAEEAKRVEGSVLQSPQGQQRLLVIKQPIGVCAAITPWNFPAAMITRKAAPALAAGCTMIVKPAEHTPFTALALAELAQQAGIPRGVLQVITGDAQSVGKILCDSPVVRKLSFTGSTEVGRILMAQSAPTVKKLSLELGGNAPFIVFDDADPDQAVKGILASKFRNSGQTCVCANRIYVQKGIYPLLVEKLVAEVKKLKVGDGSQPGVTQGPLIDADAVDKVQQHIADALAHGASLLLGGEPHELGGTFFTPTIVGGVTREMRFAREETFGPVAPLFQFSDEAEAVALANDTEFGLAAYVYTRDAVRQWTVPEALDYGMVGINTGLISNEVAPFGGVKQSGLGREGSRFGIEEYLEMKYLCVDISR; via the coding sequence ATGCAACTGAAACAAAAAGTATTATTTCGCCAGCGCTGTCTGATTGACGGTGAATGGCACGACAGCCAGAACGGCGAAAAACTGAACGTCACCAATCCGGCCAACGGCGAGGTGCTGGGTACGGTGCCGCTGGTGACGGCGTCACAAACGACGCAGGCGATCGCCGCCGCCGAACGGGCGCTGACGGGCTGGCGCCGGCGTACCGGGAAAGAGCGTGCGGCCGCATTGCAGGGCTGGTCGCGCCTGATTATGGAAAATCAGGACGATCTGGCGGCCTTGCTCACCGCCGAACAGGGCAAACCGCTGGCGGAAGCGCGCGGTGAAATCGCCTATGCCGCGTCGTTTATCGACTGGTTCGCCGAGGAGGCCAAACGGGTTGAGGGCAGCGTGCTGCAATCGCCCCAGGGCCAGCAGCGGCTGCTGGTTATCAAGCAGCCGATCGGCGTTTGCGCGGCGATCACGCCGTGGAACTTCCCGGCGGCGATGATCACCCGCAAAGCAGCGCCCGCGCTGGCGGCCGGCTGCACCATGATTGTCAAACCGGCGGAGCATACGCCGTTCACCGCGCTGGCGCTGGCGGAGCTGGCGCAGCAGGCCGGGATCCCGCGCGGCGTGCTGCAGGTGATCACCGGCGATGCGCAGTCGGTGGGGAAAATTCTGTGCGACAGCCCGGTGGTGCGCAAACTGAGCTTTACCGGTTCGACGGAAGTCGGGCGCATTTTAATGGCGCAGAGCGCGCCGACGGTGAAAAAACTGTCGCTGGAACTGGGCGGCAACGCGCCCTTTATCGTGTTTGACGACGCCGATCCGGATCAGGCGGTAAAAGGCATTCTGGCGTCTAAATTCCGCAACAGCGGTCAAACCTGCGTCTGCGCCAACCGGATTTATGTGCAAAAAGGCATTTATCCGCTGCTGGTGGAGAAGCTGGTCGCCGAGGTGAAAAAACTCAAGGTGGGAGACGGCAGCCAACCCGGCGTAACGCAAGGTCCGCTGATTGACGCGGATGCGGTCGACAAAGTGCAGCAACATATTGCCGATGCGCTGGCGCACGGCGCCTCGCTGCTGCTGGGCGGAGAGCCCCATGAGCTGGGGGGAACCTTCTTTACCCCGACGATCGTCGGGGGGGTGACCCGCGAGATGCGTTTCGCCCGCGAGGAAACGTTCGGCCCGGTGGCGCCGCTGTTTCAGTTCAGCGACGAGGCGGAGGCCGTCGCGCTGGCCAACGATACCGAGTTCGGTCTGGCGGCCTATGTCTACACCCGTGACGCGGTGCGCCAATGGACGGTTCCCGAAGCGCTGGATTACGGTATGGTCGGTATTAATACCGGTCTGATCTCCAATGAAGTCGCGCCGTTCGGCGGGGTTAAGCAGTCGGGTCTGGGGCGCGAGGGATCGCGTTTCGGCATCGAAGAGTATCTGGAAATGAAGTACCTCTGCGTCGATATTTCCCGGTAG
- a CDS encoding ABC transporter substrate-binding protein yields MLKKIAVSAFLVAMACQAQAESITVISFGGTNKDAQDKAFYKPFAAAGKGTVQAGEYNGEMARIRAMVETGQIGWDVVEVEGPELLRGCNEGLFEPLDWKKLGDESQFVKGSVSECGAGIFLWSTVLTYNAQKLQQAPKNWADFWDVENYPGKRALRKSAKFTLEIALLADGVKREDLYKELATPAGVDRAFKKLDQLKSNIQWWESGAQPLQWLVSGDVVMSSAYNGRVASAQKEGHDFRIIWADSIYDLDSWAIVKGTKNKALAEEFIAFANLPENQKVFAENIPYGPTNIKATGLIAPELASNLPTDPKNLAQSLQVDTEFWIDHGEELEQRFNSWAAQ; encoded by the coding sequence ATGTTGAAGAAAATTGCCGTATCCGCGTTTCTCGTCGCAATGGCCTGTCAGGCGCAGGCGGAATCCATCACCGTGATCTCCTTTGGCGGCACCAATAAGGACGCACAGGACAAAGCATTTTACAAACCCTTTGCCGCAGCGGGCAAAGGTACGGTTCAGGCCGGCGAGTATAACGGCGAAATGGCGCGCATCCGCGCCATGGTGGAGACCGGCCAGATTGGCTGGGACGTGGTGGAAGTCGAAGGGCCGGAATTGCTGCGCGGCTGCAACGAAGGACTGTTTGAACCGCTGGACTGGAAAAAGCTGGGGGATGAGTCCCAGTTCGTCAAAGGTTCGGTGTCGGAATGCGGTGCCGGGATTTTCCTGTGGTCGACCGTGCTGACCTATAACGCGCAAAAACTGCAGCAGGCGCCAAAAAACTGGGCGGATTTCTGGGACGTGGAAAACTACCCTGGGAAACGCGCGCTGCGCAAAAGCGCCAAGTTCACGCTGGAAATCGCCCTGCTGGCGGATGGGGTAAAACGCGAAGACCTGTATAAAGAGCTGGCGACGCCGGCCGGCGTCGACCGCGCGTTCAAGAAGCTGGATCAACTTAAATCCAATATCCAGTGGTGGGAATCGGGCGCGCAGCCTTTGCAATGGCTGGTTTCCGGCGATGTGGTGATGAGCTCAGCCTACAACGGTCGGGTTGCCTCGGCGCAAAAAGAGGGCCATGACTTCCGCATTATCTGGGCCGACAGCATTTACGATCTGGATAGCTGGGCGATTGTCAAAGGCACTAAAAACAAAGCGCTGGCCGAGGAGTTTATCGCTTTTGCCAACCTGCCGGAAAACCAGAAAGTCTTTGCTGAGAATATTCCTTACGGTCCGACCAATATCAAAGCCACCGGCCTGATTGCCCCTGAGCTTGCCAGTAATCTGCCCACTGACCCGAAAAACCTGGCGCAGTCGCTGCAGGTTGACACCGAATTCTGGATCGATCACGGCGAAGAGCTGGAGCAACGCTTTAACTCATGGGCCGCGCAATAA
- a CDS encoding ABC transporter permease, translating to MTQSEMAAVVPPSGEKEGHAELKQQLRQAQAVYKKRSLLLIAPLFLFIVVSFLFPIASILGKSVANPELRENMPATIAAMQPWSGDVVPDEAVFQAVVSDLRAARGGGKVAAISKRLGYEGAEYRTLITRTLRNLPAEGSADIRAQLIGEQPLWGELSTWQTLERASRPFTSYYLLAVFDHKVDAKTQEIVPQPADQALYVGVLFRTLLMAAVVTLLCVGLGYPLAYWLAKQPSNRANLLLILVLLPFWTSLIVRTASWIVLLQSGGLINRTLINFGIIDQPLVLVFNRIGVYISMTHILLPFFILPLYAVMKGISPNYVRAAISLGAHPFIAFWRVYVPQTYAGVTAGALLVFMMAIGYYITPALLGGPSDQMLSYFVAFFTNTTMNWGMAAALGTQLLVIVTLLYVVYIRVTKTNAEIAAH from the coding sequence ATGACCCAGAGCGAAATGGCGGCCGTCGTGCCGCCATCCGGCGAGAAAGAAGGGCATGCCGAACTGAAACAACAGCTGCGACAGGCGCAGGCGGTTTATAAAAAGCGCTCCCTGTTGCTGATTGCGCCGCTGTTTCTGTTTATCGTGGTGAGTTTTCTCTTCCCCATCGCGTCGATTCTGGGCAAAAGCGTCGCCAATCCGGAACTGCGGGAAAATATGCCGGCCACCATAGCCGCGATGCAGCCATGGTCCGGCGACGTGGTGCCGGATGAGGCGGTATTTCAGGCGGTGGTCAGCGACCTGCGCGCCGCCCGCGGCGGCGGGAAAGTCGCGGCGATAAGCAAACGGCTGGGCTATGAAGGCGCGGAATACCGCACGCTGATTACCCGCACGCTGCGAAATCTGCCGGCCGAGGGCAGCGCAGATATCCGCGCTCAGCTGATCGGCGAGCAGCCGTTGTGGGGCGAGCTATCCACCTGGCAGACGCTGGAGCGCGCCTCGCGGCCGTTTACCAGCTATTACCTGCTGGCGGTATTCGACCACAAAGTGGATGCCAAAACGCAGGAAATCGTCCCACAGCCCGCCGATCAGGCGCTGTATGTCGGCGTGCTATTCAGAACGCTGCTGATGGCCGCGGTGGTGACGCTGCTGTGCGTCGGTCTGGGATATCCCCTGGCGTACTGGCTGGCGAAACAGCCGTCCAACCGCGCCAACCTGCTGCTGATCCTGGTGCTGCTGCCTTTCTGGACGTCGTTGATCGTGCGCACCGCCAGTTGGATTGTGCTGCTGCAGTCCGGCGGGTTGATTAACCGCACGCTGATTAATTTCGGCATCATCGATCAGCCTTTAGTGCTGGTGTTCAACCGCATCGGGGTTTACATCTCCATGACGCATATCTTGCTGCCGTTTTTTATCCTGCCGCTGTACGCGGTGATGAAAGGCATTTCGCCCAATTACGTGCGTGCGGCGATATCGCTGGGGGCGCATCCGTTTATCGCCTTCTGGCGGGTATATGTGCCGCAGACGTACGCCGGCGTCACCGCGGGGGCGCTGCTGGTCTTTATGATGGCGATCGGCTACTACATTACGCCGGCGCTGCTGGGGGGGCCAAGCGACCAGATGCTGAGCTACTTCGTCGCTTTCTTCACCAATACCACCATGAACTGGGGTATGGCGGCGGCATTAGGGACGCAACTGCTGGTCATCGTGACGCTGCTGTATGTGGTTTATATCCGCGTGACAAAAACCAACGCTGAAATCGCGGCGCATTAA